One Gloeothece verrucosa PCC 7822 DNA window includes the following coding sequences:
- a CDS encoding aminopeptidase P family protein, protein MQLLENNLTRSATLKQRREKLAQLLEHPVILWSGAALSRNFPANRYPFRASSHFLYFAGLPLEKAAIRLYQGKLELFVDESSPESALWYGQMPTRDEIAAYIGADAAYPFSELSVVTAEAATIAVGDIKTYQQQCQLLQRQVAPANAPTGIDLELVKAIIRLRLTHDTEALNELKKAASVSVKAHQAGMQATPHSKTEAEVRGAIESVILAHNMQCAYGSIVTVHGEVLHNEQYDYRLESGDLLLADVGAETETGWASDITRTWPVTGKFSSTQRDIYDLVLAAHDACIEKIRPGVEYQDIHLLAAYVMASGLVDLGILKGNPADLVEMDAHALFFPHGIGHLLGLDVHDMEDLGDLAGYETGRSRSQRFGLGYLRLNRPLKAGMLVTIEPGFYQVPAILNHPQFRAKYEQVVNWSRLAKFADVRGIRIEDDVLVTESGTEVLTASLPNKADEIENLMA, encoded by the coding sequence ATGCAGCTTCTTGAAAATAATCTCACCCGCTCGGCAACCCTGAAACAACGACGTGAAAAACTGGCTCAACTACTGGAACATCCGGTCATTCTTTGGTCCGGAGCCGCTCTTTCTCGAAATTTTCCGGCTAACCGTTATCCTTTTCGCGCTAGTAGCCACTTTCTCTATTTTGCCGGTTTACCGCTAGAAAAAGCGGCGATTCGTCTTTACCAGGGTAAATTAGAATTATTTGTCGATGAATCATCACCAGAATCGGCCTTATGGTATGGTCAAATGCCCACCCGAGATGAAATAGCCGCTTATATAGGAGCGGATGCGGCTTATCCGTTTTCAGAATTAAGTGTTGTTACAGCCGAGGCGGCTACTATAGCGGTGGGGGATATTAAAACTTATCAACAGCAATGTCAATTGCTCCAGCGTCAGGTAGCCCCGGCTAATGCTCCTACAGGCATAGATTTAGAGTTGGTAAAAGCCATCATTCGCCTCAGATTAACTCATGATACAGAAGCCTTAAACGAGTTAAAGAAAGCCGCCAGCGTATCGGTTAAAGCTCATCAGGCGGGAATGCAAGCGACTCCCCACTCAAAAACTGAAGCTGAAGTTAGAGGAGCCATCGAAAGCGTTATTCTCGCTCACAATATGCAGTGTGCTTATGGGAGTATTGTCACGGTTCATGGGGAAGTGCTACATAATGAACAGTATGATTATCGGCTAGAATCCGGGGATTTATTATTAGCCGATGTAGGGGCTGAAACCGAGACGGGATGGGCTTCTGATATTACCCGAACTTGGCCTGTCACGGGCAAATTTTCCTCCACGCAACGCGATATTTATGACCTAGTTTTGGCTGCCCATGATGCTTGTATCGAAAAAATTCGTCCAGGGGTTGAGTATCAAGATATTCATCTCTTAGCCGCCTACGTGATGGCTAGTGGATTAGTGGATTTAGGGATTTTAAAGGGAAATCCAGCCGATTTAGTGGAGATGGATGCTCACGCCCTCTTTTTTCCTCATGGAATCGGGCATCTATTGGGGTTAGATGTACATGATATGGAAGATTTGGGAGATTTAGCCGGATATGAAACGGGTAGGTCTAGAAGTCAGCGCTTTGGGTTAGGATATTTACGTTTAAATCGTCCTTTAAAGGCGGGAATGTTGGTGACTATTGAACCCGGATTTTATCAAGTTCCTGCTATTTTAAACCATCCTCAGTTTCGTGCTAAGTATGAACAAGTGGTCAATTGGAGTCGTCTAGCAAAGTTTGCTGATGTAAGAGGGATTCGCATTGAAGATGATGTGTTAGTTACCGAGTCAGGCACAGAGGTTTTAACGGCTTCTTTACCGAATAAAGCTGACGAAATTGAAAATTTAATGGCTTAA
- the gshA gene encoding glutamate--cysteine ligase, whose protein sequence is MLLSKGFEIEMYTGTPFGDVIGLSDQIVRDLDGFVREPDTRNVEYTTAPICNYDRLLCATLKPRIHLRQYLKQLGNYTLIPGSTLSLGHSDHFYRSDPNNPYHTYIEQTYGTKVVTASIHINIGISDPEILMQACRLIRVEAPLYLALSASSPFLDGQITGSHSTRWQMFPKTPANVPLFESHRHFIQWTEEQLKLGTMQNVRHLWSSIRPNGDNRPYNLNRAELRICDLITNPISLLAVVALLEARLTQLFSDSRLDPLVGSHLPSSNRAEDLVAITNDNEEAAAQKSLEATLKHWQDGRTITAKDWIEEIYQEVYPIAKARGFSCFLSPVKKILREGNQAQKWLKQYEQGQDIRSILMRGIQELEQEESELEDKLCQPLLVA, encoded by the coding sequence GTGCTGTTATCCAAAGGGTTTGAAATTGAAATGTATACCGGCACGCCTTTTGGCGATGTCATTGGTTTATCAGACCAAATAGTCAGAGATTTAGATGGGTTTGTTAGAGAACCCGATACTCGTAATGTAGAGTATACAACCGCTCCGATCTGTAATTACGATCGTTTGCTGTGTGCTACCCTCAAACCGAGAATACATTTAAGACAGTATTTAAAACAGCTTGGAAATTATACCCTGATTCCTGGTAGTACCTTATCACTAGGACACAGCGATCACTTCTACCGCTCTGATCCGAATAATCCTTATCATACCTATATTGAGCAAACCTACGGAACAAAAGTTGTTACCGCCAGTATTCATATTAACATCGGCATTAGTGACCCAGAAATTTTAATGCAGGCTTGCCGCCTGATTCGAGTTGAAGCCCCTCTATATCTTGCTTTAAGTGCATCTTCTCCCTTTTTAGATGGGCAGATAACCGGCTCTCATTCTACACGTTGGCAGATGTTCCCGAAAACCCCGGCTAATGTTCCTTTATTTGAGAGTCATCGCCATTTTATTCAATGGACCGAAGAGCAATTAAAATTGGGAACAATGCAAAATGTCCGTCATTTGTGGTCATCAATACGCCCTAATGGGGATAATCGCCCTTATAATCTCAATCGTGCAGAATTGAGAATTTGTGATTTAATTACTAATCCGATTAGTTTATTAGCAGTGGTTGCCCTATTAGAAGCTCGTTTAACTCAATTGTTCTCGGATTCTAGATTAGATCCTCTGGTGGGAAGTCACTTACCCAGTTCAAATCGAGCAGAAGATTTAGTGGCCATTACCAACGACAATGAAGAAGCGGCGGCTCAAAAAAGTTTAGAAGCCACTTTAAAACATTGGCAAGATGGAAGAACAATCACGGCAAAAGATTGGATAGAAGAAATTTATCAAGAAGTTTATCCCATTGCTAAGGCACGCGGATTTAGCTGTTTTCTTTCTCCTGTTAAAAAAATTCTTCGAGAGGGAAATCAAGCCCAAAAATGGTTAAAACAATATGAACAAGGTCAAGATATTCGCTCTATCCTCATGCGAGGAATTCAAGAGTTAGAACAAGAGGAGAGCGAATTAGAAGATAAATTATGTCAGCCGCTTTTAGTGGCGTAA
- the ppc gene encoding phosphoenolpyruvate carboxylase, giving the protein MSSLVQVPTTPLQFFSTSDLFLQARLKLVEDLWEAVLKAECGQDLVDLLIKLRAICSEQGQAQKALEDSITQLIEKLDLNEAVRTSRAFALYFQLINIVEQHYEQRDQQLSRRATYNEGESSAKNGINGEQTSIFSSAFGANWLERSLNDEKQNDQKIGTFHWLFPYLKQLNVPPQQIQRLLEQLDVRLVFTAHPTEIVRHTIRRKQRRIAHILQKLDQAEETFRGMGLTNSWEAEEAKEQLKEEIRLWWRTDELHQFKPTVLDEVDYSLHYFNEVLFEAIPQLALRLKRTLKSAFPRLRPPKNNFCYFGSWVGGDRDGNPFVTPEVTWATACYQRNVVIEKYIERVDELSNILSPSLHWCNVLPDLLDSLEKDRVQIPQVYNQLAIRYRQEPYRLKLAYIKKRLENTRDRNSRLANPEERLLVFKTTNANNYQNKEEFIEELKLMRRNLESTGLSCQELDSLICQVEVYGFNLTQLDFRQESSNHSDAINEIAEYLQILPKPYNQLTEAERTAWLIEELKTRRPLIPQEMPFSEKTCEVIETLRMLRQLQQEFGLEICHTYIISMTNEVSDVLEVLLLAQEAGLYDPATCSSTIRIVPLFETVEDLKRAPEIMRALFELTLYRATLAGGYDHLASLQGENVGELKPPLLEPTNLQEIMVGYSDSNKDSGFLSSNWEIHKAQKALQKVAKRYGLDLRLFHGRGGSVGRGGGPAYAAILAQPTATVNGRIKITEQGEVLASKYSLPELALYNLETIVTAVIQSSLLGCGFDDIQVWNEIMEELASCSRKAYRALIYEEPDFVDFFMSVTPIQEISQLQISSRPARRKSGKKDLSTLRAIPWVFSWTQTRFLLPAWYGVGTALEQFISTEPEEHLKLLRYFYLKWPFFKMVISKVEMTLSKVDLQIAYHYVKELSQPEDRERFERLFEQIAQEYHRTCRLVLEITENKRLLDGDPTLQRSVQLRNGTIVPLGFLQVSLIKRLRQYNAQAESGVINFRYSKEELLRGALLTINGIAAGMRNTG; this is encoded by the coding sequence ATGAGTTCGCTAGTTCAAGTCCCCACAACCCCATTACAATTCTTCTCCACATCAGACTTATTTTTACAAGCTAGACTAAAATTAGTCGAAGATTTATGGGAAGCCGTGCTAAAGGCAGAATGCGGGCAAGATTTGGTGGATCTGCTCATAAAACTGCGTGCAATTTGTTCTGAACAAGGACAAGCCCAAAAAGCGTTAGAAGACTCCATTACCCAATTGATTGAAAAACTCGACCTCAATGAAGCAGTAAGAACGTCTCGCGCTTTTGCTCTCTATTTCCAACTCATTAATATTGTTGAACAACACTACGAACAACGAGACCAACAACTCTCACGACGGGCCACCTACAATGAAGGAGAGTCCAGTGCCAAAAATGGCATTAACGGCGAGCAAACCAGTATATTCTCCTCGGCATTTGGAGCAAATTGGTTAGAAAGAAGTTTGAACGATGAAAAACAAAATGATCAAAAAATAGGAACTTTTCACTGGCTATTTCCCTATTTAAAACAATTAAATGTTCCACCTCAACAAATTCAACGCCTACTCGAACAACTAGATGTGCGCCTGGTTTTTACAGCCCATCCCACCGAAATTGTTCGCCACACCATTCGACGCAAACAACGGCGTATCGCTCATATTTTACAAAAGTTAGACCAGGCAGAAGAAACCTTTAGAGGAATGGGGCTAACCAACTCCTGGGAAGCAGAAGAAGCTAAAGAACAGCTTAAAGAAGAAATTCGCCTCTGGTGGCGTACCGATGAGTTACACCAGTTTAAACCCACCGTGTTAGATGAAGTGGACTACTCCCTACACTATTTTAATGAAGTCCTCTTTGAGGCAATTCCTCAATTAGCCCTTCGTCTCAAACGAACTCTAAAAAGTGCCTTCCCCAGACTACGCCCACCGAAGAATAATTTCTGTTATTTTGGCTCTTGGGTGGGAGGCGATCGAGATGGGAACCCCTTTGTTACACCAGAAGTGACTTGGGCCACGGCCTGTTATCAACGCAATGTCGTTATCGAAAAATATATCGAAAGGGTAGATGAGTTATCGAATATCCTTAGTCCTTCCCTCCATTGGTGTAACGTCCTGCCGGATTTGTTAGACTCCCTAGAAAAAGACCGCGTACAAATCCCACAAGTTTATAATCAGTTAGCCATTCGTTACCGTCAAGAACCCTATCGTCTTAAGTTAGCTTATATTAAAAAACGCCTGGAAAATACCCGCGACCGCAATAGCCGCCTAGCTAACCCAGAAGAACGCCTTTTAGTGTTCAAGACAACCAACGCCAACAATTACCAAAATAAAGAAGAGTTTATAGAAGAACTCAAATTAATGCGGCGTAACCTAGAAAGCACTGGCTTAAGTTGTCAAGAATTAGATAGCTTAATTTGTCAGGTAGAAGTTTATGGGTTTAACCTCACGCAACTAGATTTCCGCCAAGAGTCGAGTAACCACTCAGATGCGATCAACGAAATAGCAGAATATTTACAAATTCTGCCTAAACCCTACAACCAACTGACTGAAGCCGAAAGAACCGCCTGGTTAATCGAAGAATTAAAAACTCGTCGTCCTCTCATTCCCCAGGAAATGCCGTTTTCTGAGAAAACCTGCGAAGTGATAGAAACCTTGAGGATGTTGCGGCAGCTACAACAAGAATTTGGTTTAGAGATCTGTCATACCTACATTATCAGTATGACTAATGAGGTCAGCGATGTCTTAGAGGTTCTTCTCTTGGCACAAGAAGCCGGACTCTATGACCCGGCCACTTGTTCCAGCACGATCCGCATTGTACCCCTATTTGAAACCGTAGAAGACCTTAAACGGGCACCCGAAATCATGCGGGCGCTATTTGAATTGACTCTTTACCGCGCCACTTTGGCAGGAGGATATGATCATTTAGCCTCTTTACAGGGGGAAAATGTGGGCGAACTTAAACCCCCCCTCTTAGAACCCACTAACCTACAAGAAATTATGGTCGGTTATTCCGACAGTAACAAAGATTCTGGGTTTTTAAGCAGTAATTGGGAGATTCATAAAGCCCAAAAAGCTTTACAAAAAGTCGCTAAAAGATATGGCTTAGATTTACGCCTGTTTCACGGACGCGGGGGTTCAGTAGGACGAGGCGGTGGACCCGCTTATGCCGCTATTCTCGCTCAACCGACAGCGACGGTTAATGGCAGAATTAAAATTACTGAACAGGGAGAAGTCCTCGCTTCTAAATATTCTCTCCCTGAATTAGCCCTTTATAACCTAGAAACCATTGTTACTGCCGTTATTCAATCGAGTTTGTTAGGCTGCGGCTTTGATGATATTCAGGTTTGGAATGAGATCATGGAAGAACTCGCCAGTTGTTCTCGTAAAGCCTATCGTGCCTTGATTTATGAAGAACCGGATTTTGTGGATTTCTTCATGTCTGTCACCCCCATTCAAGAAATTAGTCAACTCCAAATTAGTTCTCGCCCGGCTAGACGTAAAAGTGGGAAAAAAGACCTCAGTACCCTACGCGCAATTCCTTGGGTCTTTAGTTGGACTCAAACCCGTTTTCTGTTACCCGCTTGGTATGGGGTAGGAACCGCTTTAGAACAGTTTATTAGCACCGAACCTGAAGAACATTTGAAACTGTTGCGCTATTTTTATCTCAAATGGCCCTTCTTTAAAATGGTCATCTCAAAAGTGGAAATGACCTTATCTAAGGTAGATTTGCAAATTGCCTATCATTATGTAAAGGAATTGTCTCAACCGGAAGATAGAGAACGCTTTGAGCGGCTGTTTGAGCAAATAGCCCAAGAATATCATCGCACTTGCCGCTTAGTCTTAGAAATTACCGAGAATAAACGGCTCCTAGATGGCGATCCCACCTTACAGCGTTCTGTTCAGTTACGCAATGGAACAATTGTTCCTCTAGGATTTTTGCAAGTATCTCTCATCAAACGCCTACGTCAGTACAACGCACAAGCTGAGTCTGGAGTCATTAATTTCCGTTATTCTAAGGAAGAGTTGCTCAGAGGAGCGCTATTAACCATTAATGGAATTGCGGCAGGAATGAGAAATACCGGTTGA
- a CDS encoding ChaB family protein produces MAENNQQLGTVTAVYKSQEQVEQVVRRLLDRGIDREHISVMGKNFESQTRIAGFISKRDLIFGGLRSGAIFGSLFGSLLSLFTGVGVLFIPFVGTVVAAGPISALLLGAATGAIAGSAGAGLASFLGTLGMPEDKAAVYQTRLQAGEYLVMVEVPSDQSGEYSLLMESAGGEEVHVLNQALSRPCAGRCNSPEDLSPEIRAHLSQEAQQTFIEEYNKAFDEANDEAKAEQAAISAIHQKYGEDENGVWSKVKVEA; encoded by the coding sequence ATGGCAGAAAATAATCAACAACTTGGCACAGTTACCGCCGTATATAAGAGCCAAGAACAAGTCGAACAAGTGGTTCGTCGCTTGTTAGATCGTGGCATTGATCGAGAGCATATTTCAGTAATGGGCAAAAATTTCGAGTCTCAAACTCGTATTGCTGGATTTATTAGCAAAAGAGACTTGATTTTTGGGGGATTGCGTTCAGGGGCAATTTTCGGATCTTTATTTGGGTCTTTATTAAGCTTGTTTACTGGCGTTGGTGTTTTATTTATTCCCTTTGTTGGGACAGTGGTAGCGGCAGGGCCCATCAGCGCTCTTTTACTCGGAGCCGCCACCGGAGCGATCGCCGGTAGTGCCGGAGCCGGACTCGCTTCGTTTTTAGGAACATTAGGAATGCCAGAAGACAAAGCGGCGGTCTATCAAACCCGCTTACAAGCCGGAGAATATTTGGTTATGGTAGAAGTGCCTAGCGATCAATCTGGAGAATATAGTCTGTTAATGGAAAGTGCAGGAGGGGAAGAAGTTCATGTCTTAAATCAAGCATTATCTCGCCCTTGTGCTGGTCGCTGTAATAGTCCTGAAGATTTATCTCCTGAAATTCGCGCTCATCTATCCCAGGAAGCTCAACAAACCTTTATTGAAGAGTACAATAAAGCCTTTGATGAGGCTAATGATGAAGCTAAAGCCGAACAAGCCGCCATTTCAGCCATTCATCAAAAATATGGTGAAGATGAAAACGGGGTTTGGTCTAAGGTTAAAGTTGAAGCCTAA
- a CDS encoding Dps family protein encodes MTKVNIGLTDEQRQGVINLLNQDLADFYLLLIKTKKYHWDVVGPQFRSLHQLWEEHYQTLTENIDACAERVRTLGGYPAGTAQEFLNLSSIQEHAGDLPLATEMVARLVQDHEQIIRNLREHIDQCAEQLHDAGTADFLTGLMEQHEEMAWMLRSFIEGEDLKPSGQRENAAKTPAGVN; translated from the coding sequence ATGACTAAAGTAAACATAGGATTAACAGACGAACAACGCCAAGGAGTCATAAATCTTTTAAATCAAGATTTGGCAGATTTCTATTTACTGCTCATCAAAACCAAAAAATATCATTGGGATGTAGTCGGACCTCAGTTTCGCTCGCTCCATCAACTTTGGGAAGAACATTATCAAACTTTAACCGAAAATATTGATGCCTGTGCTGAAAGAGTTCGCACATTAGGGGGCTATCCGGCAGGAACAGCCCAAGAATTTTTGAATTTATCAAGTATCCAAGAACACGCCGGCGATTTACCTTTAGCCACCGAAATGGTTGCTCGTTTAGTGCAAGACCACGAGCAAATTATTCGCAATCTTCGAGAACATATCGATCAATGTGCCGAACAACTGCATGATGCAGGAACAGCCGACTTTTTAACCGGTTTAATGGAACAACATGAGGAAATGGCTTGGATGCTTCGTTCCTTTATAGAAGGAGAAGACCTTAAACCCAGTGGTCAAAGAGAAAATGCTGCAAAAACTCCTGCCGGTGTCAATTAA
- a CDS encoding SDR family oxidoreductase produces the protein MQLLPINQQTVAIVGASSGIGRETALSFAKRGAKVVVAARSQSGLDSLVKEIESFGGQATAIRADVLDFQQVKAIADKAIEQYGRLDTWVHCAAVALYAAFEQTTPEEFKRVIDVNLMGQVYGAMVALPHLRRSGGGALIHISSVLGKRSFPLQSAYCAAKHGINGFLESLRVELMHEGVPISVTEIQPTSINTPFFTKARTKIGVKPMGAPPIYEPSLVAEAIIYAASHPTREMPVGDAARILLTSQRLSPELVDAFLVSAGFDAQRTSEPKTENDLNSFDEAIPDFNRVEGDFSNQSLSVSVSDWLDTHPLAKWGALAGTLGLVFLAGQAFKIMD, from the coding sequence ATGCAACTTTTACCCATTAATCAGCAAACTGTAGCCATTGTTGGCGCTTCTAGCGGCATTGGCCGAGAAACGGCTCTCTCTTTTGCCAAAAGGGGCGCTAAGGTGGTGGTTGCCGCTCGTTCTCAATCGGGTTTAGACTCGTTAGTCAAGGAAATTGAAAGTTTTGGCGGTCAAGCCACTGCTATTAGAGCAGATGTATTAGATTTTCAACAAGTCAAAGCGATTGCAGACAAAGCCATTGAACAATACGGACGACTCGATACATGGGTTCACTGTGCGGCGGTTGCTCTCTATGCGGCGTTTGAACAAACCACTCCCGAAGAATTTAAGCGAGTGATTGATGTCAATTTGATGGGACAAGTCTATGGCGCAATGGTGGCTTTACCTCATTTAAGACGATCAGGAGGTGGGGCATTAATTCATATCTCTTCGGTTTTAGGCAAACGGAGTTTTCCTCTTCAAAGTGCCTATTGTGCGGCTAAACATGGGATCAATGGATTTTTAGAATCTTTGCGGGTTGAGTTAATGCACGAAGGCGTTCCCATTAGTGTGACCGAAATACAACCGACTTCGATTAATACGCCGTTTTTTACCAAAGCAAGGACGAAAATCGGGGTTAAACCGATGGGCGCTCCCCCAATTTATGAACCGAGTCTTGTGGCTGAGGCAATTATTTATGCGGCATCCCATCCTACCCGTGAAATGCCGGTGGGAGATGCGGCTAGGATACTGCTAACCTCACAAAGACTGTCTCCAGAATTGGTGGATGCTTTTTTGGTGAGTGCTGGATTTGATGCTCAGCGTACCTCTGAACCAAAAACCGAAAATGATCTTAATAGTTTTGATGAAGCCATTCCGGATTTTAATCGCGTGGAGGGAGATTTTAGCAATCAATCCTTGTCAGTGAGTGTTTCTGATTGGTTGGATACTCACCCACTAGCCAAATGGGGGGCATTAGCCGGAACTTTGGGGCTTGTTTTCCTAGCCGGGCAAGCGTTCAAAATCATGGACTGA
- a CDS encoding protein kinase domain-containing protein has translation MSLCINPGCSKPENPDPCKFCQACGSELVLLGRYRVTRLLSNKGGFGYTYEVMDHDTSKVLKVLINDHPHALELFEQEAEVLCTLSHPGIPKGEGHFKYFIRNNPTPLHCLLMEKIEGIDLEDYQRKHDFHPINQELALEWLSQIASILHEVHRRHFFHRDIKPSNIILKPDGQLSLIDFGAARQVTGTIISGGQNTGIYTVGYAPPEQERGYAVPQSDFYALGRTFVYLLTGKEPNDAAIYDYHNNELNWRKLAPNINKKLADFIDELMANKVIERPTDTSVILQKINRLKQDLLQPSTPPSPPTVSQNKTITQKKAKGATPVKASPKLTMMEYGGFWLRFQSAMIDEIIVMSLAAFVAGYLSYKLETLGLLDRWGIHWSGTIKELIIASSIASALGTTILGLILILLGILVMSFTPEYLSKFIPVFLNTKNFLDFFFLLKTHFIWLVPILLGSIIKWLYYLVLEWLFQGTFGKLFFGLQVRNLQNKRLSLRQINRRYWSKILSSMPLYLGFMLAGWTPRKRALHDWMAGSIVVKKSIKTGE, from the coding sequence ATGAGTCTCTGTATCAACCCGGGATGCTCAAAGCCTGAAAATCCAGACCCTTGCAAATTTTGCCAAGCCTGCGGCTCGGAATTAGTGCTGCTAGGACGTTATCGAGTAACCCGTTTACTCAGTAATAAAGGGGGTTTTGGCTATACTTACGAAGTGATGGATCATGATACCTCAAAAGTCTTAAAAGTGTTAATTAACGACCATCCCCATGCCCTAGAACTATTTGAGCAAGAAGCAGAGGTTTTATGCACTCTATCCCATCCAGGAATTCCCAAGGGAGAAGGGCATTTTAAATACTTTATTCGCAATAACCCCACTCCCCTACACTGTCTATTGATGGAAAAAATTGAGGGAATAGATTTAGAAGACTATCAGAGAAAACATGATTTCCATCCGATTAATCAGGAATTAGCTTTAGAATGGTTATCCCAGATCGCTAGTATTCTTCATGAAGTTCATCGCCGCCATTTTTTTCATCGAGATATTAAGCCTTCTAATATTATTTTAAAACCCGATGGACAGTTAAGCTTAATTGATTTTGGAGCCGCCCGTCAAGTCACCGGTACGATTATCAGTGGCGGACAAAATACAGGCATTTATACCGTCGGTTATGCTCCCCCAGAACAAGAGAGGGGTTATGCTGTTCCCCAATCAGATTTTTATGCTTTGGGTCGAACATTTGTTTATTTATTAACGGGTAAAGAACCTAATGATGCCGCGATTTATGATTATCATAACAATGAATTAAATTGGCGTAAATTAGCTCCTAATATCAATAAAAAGTTGGCAGATTTTATTGATGAATTGATGGCGAATAAAGTCATTGAACGTCCGACTGATACCAGCGTTATTTTACAAAAAATTAACAGACTCAAACAAGACTTATTACAACCTTCTACTCCTCCTTCACCTCCTACCGTTTCTCAAAATAAGACGATCACACAAAAAAAAGCGAAGGGAGCGACTCCTGTTAAAGCGTCTCCTAAGCTTACTATGATGGAATATGGAGGGTTTTGGCTACGCTTTCAGTCCGCGATGATTGATGAAATCATTGTTATGAGTTTAGCGGCTTTCGTGGCAGGATATTTAAGCTATAAATTAGAAACACTAGGACTGTTAGACCGATGGGGAATTCATTGGAGCGGCACAATTAAAGAGTTAATTATTGCCTCATCCATAGCCAGTGCTTTAGGAACTACTATTCTCGGATTAATTTTAATCCTATTGGGAATTCTGGTGATGAGTTTTACTCCTGAATATTTGAGTAAATTTATTCCTGTTTTTCTTAATACAAAAAATTTTTTAGATTTTTTCTTCTTGCTGAAAACCCATTTTATTTGGCTGGTTCCGATTCTATTAGGATCTATAATTAAATGGCTTTATTATCTTGTATTAGAGTGGCTTTTTCAAGGTACTTTTGGTAAATTATTCTTTGGTTTGCAAGTCAGAAATTTACAGAATAAACGGCTATCTTTGAGACAAATAAATAGAAGATATTGGAGTAAAATTTTATCGTCTATGCCTTTATATTTGGGTTTTATGTTAGCTGGATGGACACCCAGAAAACGAGCATTACATGATTGGATGGCTGGTTCTATCGTAGTAAAAAAAAGCATCAAGACGGGTGAATAA